A region from the Streptomyces tsukubensis genome encodes:
- a CDS encoding DUF3068 domain-containing protein → MRRTTSPLSLVLLGIGTFLLVLAAMLAWYVEPRAQRTPIDTDVTTVFTGRGSYFDAKKVETVDETNLTITRKVRGDVADSEDSGRAIWDVSTSVDTDDTLPASDTHDSFLWTVERWVTDRKTNAPVHCCGETPRFEGEAYLKFPFNVEQRAYRWWDSTLGGTVELAFKDTKKVQGHEGYLFTGEVAPVKTGTRQVPGVLVGQKERGQVLAEEWYANTGIELVADRKTGRILYASIKPKKTLRAPGATTDEGEVVLLESSTGIAFTEETQKKQVELAKADNRKLRLVGVTAPAGAGGLGLLLAVVGSVLVFRGRPEDPTVVPAAAPTPESVTP, encoded by the coding sequence ATGCGACGTACCACCTCACCCCTTTCGCTCGTTCTGCTGGGCATCGGCACCTTTCTGCTGGTGCTGGCCGCGATGCTCGCCTGGTATGTCGAGCCGCGCGCCCAGCGCACCCCGATCGACACCGATGTGACCACGGTCTTCACCGGTCGGGGGAGCTATTTCGACGCCAAGAAGGTCGAGACCGTCGATGAGACAAACCTCACCATCACCCGGAAGGTCCGGGGCGATGTGGCCGACAGCGAGGACAGCGGCCGGGCGATCTGGGACGTGTCGACGAGCGTCGACACCGACGACACCCTGCCCGCGTCCGATACCCATGACTCGTTCCTGTGGACCGTGGAACGCTGGGTGACCGACCGGAAGACCAACGCCCCCGTGCACTGCTGCGGCGAGACCCCGCGTTTCGAAGGCGAGGCGTATCTGAAGTTCCCGTTCAACGTGGAGCAGCGGGCGTACCGCTGGTGGGACAGCACCCTGGGCGGCACCGTGGAACTCGCCTTCAAGGACACCAAGAAGGTCCAGGGCCACGAGGGATACCTGTTCACCGGCGAGGTCGCGCCGGTGAAGACCGGGACGCGGCAGGTGCCCGGGGTGCTCGTCGGCCAGAAGGAGCGCGGCCAGGTCCTCGCCGAGGAGTGGTACGCCAACACGGGCATCGAGCTGGTGGCGGACCGGAAGACCGGGCGGATCCTGTACGCCTCGATCAAGCCGAAGAAGACGCTGCGGGCGCCGGGCGCCACCACCGACGAGGGCGAGGTGGTGCTGCTGGAGAGCAGCACGGGCATCGCGTTCACCGAGGAGACCCAGAAGAAGCAGGTCGAGCTGGCGAAGGCCGACAACCGGAAGCTCCGGCTGGTGGGCGTCACGGCACCCGCGGGGGCGGGTGGGCTGGGCCTGCTGCTGGCCGTGGTGGGCTCGGTTCTGGTGTTCCGGGGGCGCCCTGAGGACCCCACTGTGGTCCCGGCTGCCGCTCCGACCCCGGAATCCGTCACTCCGTGA
- a CDS encoding helix-turn-helix domain-containing protein has translation MPPPGARSAWHDVPRSQVRRFAALAMAEAPALAEEILREIRREYPHVPVVLDDSGEPKSLIGIRRAIEIFVMHLETAEDRPRVHPEVFQDFGRGEGIGGRSLDSLQAIYRLGVRLTWRRLAEIGQRVDIPPRAMYELVDAGYEYLDGLVDQSVRGYAEAAARQAGERLRLQRELMDLLLAEHGTRPAAGPHEIVAALTERAARIGWALPAKVAAGVLLRPARQAVAPAVVQGVLLDMEAEQPRMVVPDPDAAGRPELLRRAMTGWAGAIGPPVPLVDAAKSLRWAEATVRLMERGLLPAGEVLYSTEHTQALVLLQPEELIDDLARRTLAPLADCGRTHARRLAETLLAWLETRGGAPEVAGRLGVHPQTVRYRLRQIRELWGDEIDDPDRRFELELVLRAQRLRGDLGRLIL, from the coding sequence GTGCCGCCACCCGGGGCCCGTTCGGCCTGGCACGACGTACCGCGCAGCCAGGTGCGCCGATTCGCGGCACTCGCCATGGCCGAGGCACCGGCGCTGGCCGAGGAGATCCTGCGGGAGATCCGCCGTGAGTACCCGCACGTCCCGGTGGTCCTCGACGATTCGGGGGAACCCAAGTCACTCATCGGCATCCGGCGCGCCATCGAGATCTTCGTGATGCATCTGGAGACGGCGGAGGACCGGCCCCGCGTCCATCCCGAGGTCTTCCAGGACTTCGGCCGGGGCGAGGGGATCGGCGGCCGCAGCCTCGACTCCCTCCAGGCCATCTACCGTCTCGGTGTCCGTCTGACCTGGCGGCGTCTCGCGGAGATCGGCCAGCGGGTGGATATCCCGCCGCGGGCCATGTACGAACTGGTCGACGCGGGTTACGAGTATCTCGACGGCCTCGTCGACCAGTCGGTACGCGGCTATGCGGAGGCCGCCGCCCGGCAGGCCGGTGAACGCCTCCGGCTTCAGCGCGAGCTCATGGACCTGCTGCTTGCCGAGCACGGCACCCGCCCGGCCGCCGGCCCGCACGAGATCGTCGCCGCCCTGACGGAGCGGGCCGCCAGGATCGGCTGGGCGCTGCCGGCCAAGGTCGCCGCCGGGGTGCTGCTGCGCCCCGCCCGGCAGGCCGTCGCCCCCGCCGTCGTCCAGGGGGTCCTCCTGGACATGGAGGCCGAGCAGCCGCGGATGGTCGTGCCCGATCCGGATGCGGCGGGCCGCCCCGAACTGCTGCGGCGCGCCATGACCGGCTGGGCCGGGGCGATCGGGCCGCCGGTGCCGCTGGTCGACGCGGCGAAGTCGCTGCGCTGGGCGGAGGCGACCGTACGCCTCATGGAACGCGGGCTGCTTCCGGCGGGGGAGGTGCTGTACTCCACCGAGCACACCCAGGCCCTGGTGCTCCTCCAGCCCGAGGAGCTGATCGACGATCTGGCCCGCCGCACCCTCGCGCCGCTCGCCGACTGCGGCCGGACCCATGCGCGCCGGCTCGCCGAGACCCTGCTCGCGTGGCTGGAGACCCGGGGCGGTGCTCCCGAGGTCGCGGGCCGTCTCGGGGTCCATCCGCAGACCGTCCGCTACCGGCTGCGTCAGATCCGGGAGCTGTGGGGGGACGAGATCGACGACCCCGACCGCCGTTTCGAACTCGAACTGGTCCTCCGCGCCCAGCGACTGCGCGGGGACCTGGGCCGCCTCATCCTCTGA
- a CDS encoding ABC transporter substrate-binding protein produces MRNEDRELPQCSDAGHGMSTGAGADVQRRLEMLVRDFRSSHPPMPVVVLHTESTEVGSAAAGRDGTNTTAAAAGTGTDPEEQVVHLVEELYAGHDAHGSRCAVAPTVREGTTEVRRAAGLVRHLGDPLRWNSRRAGYRRYSFPRVRLVGAIEDAVRELDPDWPRSPASTGFSHELPDPAQSLLDQLARQRWRPRGSSRWSDRLHLFDMAHILPVSLVAVLGALAARADWFIALTFGVGFLLLLVLLDNVLPGRAPLFLWLRRESRWFLTTTFLRAASPGRPTDVSLVRPVRSWNAIAARAHEVAEALKSGDDFQLQLYVLALCEDLRDNHRRWSWDLRGFKRPRPPVLFVPRASADNGGIELIKAVSDVRSRRSELDPLLLVASVRAADVDRLQRSSVQDAGTAPWTWYQEWGRNLRAGQSPSRALAELPWVIKVPLRADRLVVSEEARRQCVRATARPTAARLVWSVHTLVLVTALIATGVALHAGELADRYCSSSLLSANRDTVRLRAPGASEPECIGIAAGDVRFSDWLKGGEQAPGPDRLPWTLEQLEERIRKANAEVLRDNPDNYVTVVYAGPLSTSPRERTSPVKGIEELAGVHLAQAVINKRRSTGLRVLIANGGVDMRHQKAMAESIARYARRDPTLVGVIGAGRDLTTSTETAIILANAELPVVSGTNSASFLPRQRANWFSLAAPDDWQIEQLGLIARQLRTPKAPQYALVLARDTMNSDDQYTNEQAAYSNLMLRREGYRVLPERRYAVRSGRAELEAQTEEICQGSRVPSVIYFAGRVEDVGPLMSQLNTEQGCARRNISVLTGDDLSKADFTPQGGEGMPANVTLYHAGLARLAAQGATSFYQDAENHLPGPDGRRDWAGPGAAVLASGQTALAHDATRALHEAAGVGDQAQSRAATWVNLRTVVLPNMATGTIDFTGSRPRQPRSGHSIVLNRVRGGPDGTPVPRPLCARAAGDVRPLTVAECSIHR; encoded by the coding sequence ATGCGGAACGAGGATCGCGAACTGCCGCAGTGCTCCGACGCCGGGCACGGCATGTCGACCGGGGCGGGGGCCGATGTCCAGCGGCGGCTGGAAATGCTGGTACGGGACTTCCGGAGCAGCCATCCGCCGATGCCGGTGGTCGTCCTGCACACCGAAAGCACCGAGGTCGGCAGTGCCGCCGCGGGCCGGGACGGCACGAACACCACAGCGGCTGCCGCGGGTACGGGTACGGACCCGGAGGAACAAGTCGTCCATCTGGTGGAGGAGCTGTACGCGGGCCATGACGCGCACGGGTCGCGCTGCGCCGTCGCGCCCACCGTGCGGGAGGGGACGACCGAGGTCCGGCGCGCCGCCGGTCTGGTGCGCCACCTCGGCGACCCCTTGCGGTGGAACAGCCGGCGGGCCGGCTACCGCCGCTACTCCTTTCCGCGGGTCCGGCTCGTCGGTGCCATCGAGGACGCCGTCCGCGAACTGGACCCGGACTGGCCCCGGTCGCCCGCGTCCACGGGCTTCTCCCACGAGCTGCCCGACCCCGCGCAGAGCCTGCTCGACCAGCTGGCCCGGCAGCGGTGGCGGCCCCGGGGCTCCTCCCGCTGGAGCGACCGGCTGCACCTGTTCGACATGGCGCATATCCTGCCGGTCAGCCTGGTGGCCGTGCTCGGGGCCCTGGCCGCCCGCGCCGACTGGTTCATCGCGCTCACCTTCGGCGTGGGTTTCCTGCTGCTGCTGGTCCTGCTCGACAATGTGCTGCCCGGCCGGGCGCCGCTCTTCCTCTGGCTGCGCCGGGAGAGCCGCTGGTTCCTGACCACGACCTTCCTCCGGGCCGCCTCGCCCGGCCGCCCGACCGATGTCTCCCTGGTGCGCCCGGTCCGTTCCTGGAACGCCATCGCCGCCCGGGCCCACGAGGTCGCGGAGGCGCTGAAGTCGGGGGACGACTTCCAGCTCCAGTTGTACGTGCTGGCGCTCTGCGAGGATCTGCGCGACAACCACCGGCGCTGGAGCTGGGACCTCCGCGGTTTCAAACGGCCCCGCCCGCCGGTGCTCTTCGTGCCCCGGGCGAGCGCCGACAACGGCGGCATCGAGCTGATCAAGGCGGTCAGCGATGTCCGCAGCCGGCGCAGCGAACTCGACCCGCTGCTGCTCGTCGCCTCGGTCCGGGCCGCCGATGTGGACCGGCTGCAGCGCAGTTCCGTCCAGGACGCCGGCACCGCTCCCTGGACCTGGTACCAGGAGTGGGGGCGCAATCTGCGCGCCGGGCAGTCACCCAGCCGGGCCCTGGCCGAACTGCCCTGGGTGATCAAAGTGCCGCTCCGTGCGGACCGTCTGGTGGTGTCCGAAGAAGCGCGGCGGCAGTGCGTCCGGGCGACGGCCCGCCCCACCGCCGCCCGGCTGGTCTGGTCGGTCCACACCCTGGTCCTGGTGACCGCGCTGATCGCCACCGGGGTCGCCCTGCACGCCGGGGAGCTGGCGGACCGGTACTGCTCCAGCTCCCTGCTCTCGGCCAATCGCGACACCGTACGGCTGAGAGCGCCCGGTGCCTCCGAGCCGGAGTGCATCGGCATCGCCGCCGGGGACGTCCGCTTCTCCGACTGGCTGAAGGGCGGCGAGCAGGCGCCCGGACCCGACCGGCTCCCGTGGACCCTGGAGCAGCTGGAGGAGCGCATCCGCAAGGCGAACGCCGAGGTCCTCCGGGACAACCCGGACAACTACGTCACCGTCGTGTACGCGGGGCCCTTGAGCACCTCGCCCCGTGAGCGCACCTCCCCGGTGAAGGGCATCGAGGAGCTGGCGGGCGTCCATCTCGCCCAGGCCGTGATCAACAAGAGGAGGTCGACGGGGCTCCGGGTGCTGATCGCCAACGGCGGTGTGGACATGCGGCATCAGAAGGCGATGGCCGAGTCCATCGCCCGGTACGCCCGGCGGGATCCCACGCTCGTCGGGGTCATCGGTGCCGGGCGGGATCTCACCACCAGCACGGAGACCGCGATCATCCTGGCGAACGCCGAGCTGCCGGTGGTCTCCGGCACCAACTCCGCGAGCTTCCTGCCCCGGCAGCGCGCCAACTGGTTCAGTCTGGCGGCCCCCGACGACTGGCAGATCGAACAGCTCGGTCTGATCGCCCGGCAGCTGCGCACCCCGAAGGCCCCCCAGTACGCGCTGGTCCTCGCCCGCGACACCATGAACTCCGACGACCAGTACACCAACGAACAGGCCGCGTACAGCAACCTGATGCTGCGCCGGGAGGGCTACCGGGTCCTGCCCGAGCGCCGGTACGCCGTCCGGTCGGGCCGGGCCGAGCTGGAGGCGCAGACCGAGGAGATCTGCCAGGGTTCCCGGGTCCCGTCGGTGATCTACTTCGCGGGCCGGGTGGAGGACGTCGGCCCGTTGATGAGTCAGCTCAACACGGAACAGGGCTGCGCCCGCCGGAACATCTCCGTCCTCACCGGGGACGATCTGTCGAAGGCCGACTTCACTCCGCAGGGGGGCGAGGGGATGCCTGCCAATGTCACGCTCTACCACGCGGGTCTGGCCCGGCTGGCGGCGCAGGGCGCCACGAGTTTCTACCAGGACGCGGAGAACCATCTGCCCGGTCCGGACGGCCGGCGGGACTGGGCCGGGCCCGGTGCGGCCGTACTGGCGAGCGGTCAGACCGCCCTTGCACACGATGCCACCCGGGCCCTGCACGAGGCCGCGGGCGTCGGGGACCAGGCCCAGAGCCGGGCCGCGACCTGGGTGAACCTGCGGACGGTCGTGCTGCCCAATATGGCGACGGGGACCATCGACTTCACCGGATCCCGGCCGCGGCAGCCCCGTTCGGGCCACAGCATCGTGCTCAACAGGGTCCGCGGCGGCCCGGACGGAACGCCCGTCCCCCGCCCCTTGTGCGCCAGGGCGGCGGGGGACGTCCGCCCGCTGACGGTGGCGGAGTGTTCCATCCACCGCTGA
- a CDS encoding ABC transporter ATP-binding protein — translation MTKEPSPAPGGHPADTAGSRLRADSLTLRYGRRTVVEDLDLVVPAGSFTVIIGPNACGKSTLLRALAGLLPPTAGTVVLDGADIASYPPRETARRLGLLPQTATAPEGITVAELVSRGRYAHQRVLRQWSREDEQAVVDALAATGVDGLSARRVEELSGGQRQRVWIAMVLAQETPLILLDEPTTYLDIAHQIDVLNLLHDLNRQGRTVVAVLHDLNHAARYATHVVAMKDGRITASGAPGETITADLVREVFGLPGIVIPDPVTGTPLVVPADTRTAGSGAGT, via the coding sequence ATGACGAAAGAGCCGTCCCCCGCCCCCGGCGGGCACCCCGCCGATACCGCCGGTTCGCGCCTGCGGGCCGACTCCCTCACCCTGCGCTACGGCCGCCGGACCGTCGTCGAGGATCTGGACCTCGTCGTACCGGCCGGGTCCTTCACCGTCATCATCGGCCCGAACGCCTGCGGCAAGTCGACCCTGCTGCGCGCCCTGGCCGGACTGCTGCCGCCGACGGCCGGGACGGTCGTCCTCGACGGTGCGGACATCGCCTCCTACCCGCCGAGGGAGACCGCGCGGCGGCTCGGTCTGCTGCCCCAGACGGCGACCGCGCCCGAGGGGATCACCGTCGCCGAACTCGTGTCCCGGGGCCGCTATGCGCACCAGCGCGTACTGCGGCAGTGGTCGCGCGAGGACGAGCAGGCCGTCGTGGACGCCCTCGCCGCCACCGGTGTCGACGGGTTGTCGGCCCGCCGGGTGGAGGAGCTGTCGGGCGGCCAGCGGCAGCGGGTGTGGATCGCGATGGTCCTGGCGCAGGAGACCCCGCTGATCCTGCTCGACGAGCCCACGACCTATCTGGACATCGCCCATCAGATCGACGTCCTCAATCTGCTCCACGACCTCAACCGGCAGGGCCGTACCGTCGTCGCCGTGCTCCACGACCTCAACCACGCGGCCCGTTACGCGACGCACGTCGTCGCCATGAAGGACGGCCGGATCACCGCGTCCGGCGCCCCCGGCGAGACGATCACCGCCGATCTCGTCCGGGAGGTTTTCGGGCTTCCCGGGATCGTGATCCCCGACCCCGTCACGGGGACCCCGCTGGTCGTACCGGCGGACACCCGCACGGCGGGGTCCGGGGCCGGAACCTGA
- a CDS encoding FecCD family ABC transporter permease, whose translation MRAALDVGRRRVVVGSDRLHAVLNVRSAVVVLVAAALIAVLAVVALALGDFPLTTAEVLGAFTGRTGGFARTVVLEWRLPRAASAVLFGAALGVAGAVFQTLTRNPLASPDIIGLANGSFTGMLVALLALGGSWPLLTAGSLIGGLLAALAIYLLAYRDGLQGFRFIVVGIGISAVLSSFNTWMLLRAELETALFASAWGAGTLNSVTVTTAVPAGLCVLVLLALMPFLTPSLHQLDLGDDAARATGVRVGRIRPAAIAVAVGLVSVVTAVAGPIAFVALAAPQIARGLTRSPGIPFGATGVVGAVLLLGSDLIAQHVLPLTVPVGVVTIVLGGAYLVRLLIHQARKQT comes from the coding sequence GTGCGGGCTGCGCTCGACGTCGGCAGGCGCCGTGTCGTGGTCGGTTCCGACCGGCTGCACGCCGTGCTGAACGTACGGTCCGCCGTGGTCGTCCTGGTGGCCGCCGCCCTGATCGCCGTACTCGCGGTCGTGGCGCTGGCCCTGGGCGACTTCCCGCTGACGACGGCCGAGGTGCTGGGCGCCTTCACCGGGCGGACCGGGGGTTTCGCCCGCACCGTGGTGCTGGAGTGGCGCCTGCCGCGCGCCGCTTCGGCGGTCCTGTTCGGGGCCGCGCTGGGTGTCGCGGGGGCGGTGTTCCAGACCCTGACGCGCAATCCGCTGGCCAGTCCCGACATCATCGGCCTGGCGAACGGTTCCTTCACCGGAATGCTCGTCGCGCTGCTGGCGCTCGGCGGGAGCTGGCCGCTGCTGACGGCAGGTTCGCTGATCGGCGGGCTGCTGGCCGCGCTCGCGATCTATCTGCTCGCCTACCGCGACGGGCTGCAGGGCTTCCGCTTCATCGTGGTGGGCATCGGCATCTCCGCCGTGCTCTCCTCGTTCAACACCTGGATGCTGCTGCGGGCGGAGCTGGAGACCGCGCTGTTCGCCTCCGCGTGGGGCGCGGGGACCCTCAACAGCGTCACCGTCACCACGGCGGTGCCCGCGGGGCTCTGCGTCCTCGTACTGCTGGCGCTCATGCCGTTCCTCACCCCGTCCCTGCACCAGCTGGACCTCGGGGACGATGCCGCGCGGGCGACCGGGGTCCGGGTGGGCCGGATCCGTCCGGCCGCGATCGCGGTCGCCGTCGGACTCGTGAGCGTCGTCACCGCGGTGGCCGGGCCGATCGCCTTCGTGGCCCTGGCCGCACCGCAGATCGCCCGCGGGCTCACCCGCTCCCCCGGTATCCCGTTCGGTGCGACCGGGGTGGTCGGCGCGGTACTGCTCCTCGGGTCCGATCTGATCGCGCAGCACGTCCTTCCGCTCACCGTGCCCGTCGGGGTGGTCACCATCGTCCTCGGCGGTGCCTATCTCGTCCGGCTCCTCATCCACCAAGCCAGAAAACAGACATGA
- a CDS encoding FecCD family ABC transporter permease, with the protein MALTRVRGGEAAAPRAPVVPRSARVTGAAAVLAVAVVLSLLVGAAPLAPSTVLDTLVGGGTDESRFVVWDQRVPRTAAGLVVGAALGVAGALIQAFTRNPLADPGILGVNAGAAFAVAVGITFLGVTSPFGYVWLACAGALVLTTVVYGVGSAGRDGAGPVRLTVTGVAVGAVFTGLTTGLTLTHPDAFDRMRGWSAGSLLGRGFEVVLPVLPLVVVGLVLAVAAAPGLNSVALGIDVARAQGVDVNRVRWAVLVSVTLLAGCATAVAGPIVFVGLMVPHLVRWAVGTDQRRIVLGSLLVAPALVVLADVVGRIAVLPSEMPAGVVTAFIGAPVLIALVRRPQASGL; encoded by the coding sequence ATGGCCCTGACACGTGTACGCGGGGGTGAGGCGGCCGCGCCCCGGGCTCCCGTGGTGCCCCGTTCGGCGCGGGTGACCGGAGCGGCGGCCGTCCTGGCCGTCGCCGTGGTCCTCTCCCTGCTGGTCGGCGCGGCTCCGCTGGCCCCTTCGACGGTGCTGGACACCCTGGTCGGCGGGGGCACCGACGAGTCCCGTTTCGTGGTCTGGGACCAGCGGGTGCCGCGTACGGCGGCGGGACTCGTCGTCGGTGCCGCGCTGGGCGTGGCGGGCGCCCTGATCCAGGCGTTCACCCGCAATCCGCTCGCCGATCCCGGGATCCTCGGGGTGAACGCGGGTGCCGCGTTCGCCGTCGCCGTCGGTATCACCTTCCTCGGTGTCACCAGCCCGTTCGGCTATGTCTGGCTGGCGTGCGCGGGCGCTCTCGTCCTGACGACCGTCGTGTACGGGGTGGGGTCGGCCGGACGGGACGGTGCGGGCCCGGTCCGGCTGACGGTCACCGGCGTCGCGGTCGGCGCGGTCTTCACGGGGCTCACCACGGGTCTGACGCTCACTCATCCGGACGCCTTCGACCGGATGCGGGGCTGGAGCGCCGGAAGCCTGCTGGGGCGCGGCTTCGAGGTGGTGCTTCCGGTGCTTCCCCTGGTGGTCGTCGGGCTGGTGCTGGCGGTCGCCGCGGCTCCCGGTCTGAATTCCGTCGCCCTCGGTATCGACGTGGCGCGCGCCCAGGGGGTGGACGTGAACCGGGTGCGGTGGGCCGTACTCGTCTCCGTCACCCTGCTCGCCGGGTGCGCCACGGCCGTCGCAGGGCCGATCGTGTTCGTCGGGCTGATGGTTCCCCATCTCGTCCGCTGGGCGGTCGGGACGGACCAGCGGCGGATCGTTCTCGGCTCTTTGCTGGTCGCTCCGGCGCTGGTCGTCCTCGCGGACGTCGTCGGCCGGATCGCGGTCCTGCCGAGTGAGATGCCCGCCGGAGTCGTCACCGCCTTCATCGGTGCGCCGGTGCTGATCGCGCTCGTACGCCGTCCGCAGGCGAGCGGCCTGTGA
- a CDS encoding ABC transporter substrate-binding protein: MLSRTGRAPRRLLTRLALPVVAALALTACGGDGGSANSGGSGAAGGGHEVKHARGTAKVPAAPKRVVTLEPVQLDTSVALGFVPVGAAVLNETAGVPPYLGKKAAGIKTVGTVQEPNIEKIAALKPDLILGTEARHSALYERLTSVAPTVFMASQTDPWTENVQLVARALGDEKGAGKLLAGYQARCAEVAGKHGTKGRTAQLVRPRDGVLTLYGPTSFAGSTLECAGFTTPERNWENSISVDVSPERVREARADLVIVTAADVKAADAVPDAIRDNAKTFPAPHVVDQSFWISGVGPLGGMAVLDDIDRILTSSK; encoded by the coding sequence ATGCTGTCCAGAACCGGTCGCGCCCCGCGTCGGCTGCTCACGAGGCTCGCCCTCCCCGTCGTCGCCGCTCTCGCGCTCACCGCGTGCGGCGGTGACGGCGGATCGGCGAACAGCGGCGGATCCGGCGCCGCCGGGGGCGGGCACGAGGTGAAGCACGCCCGGGGCACGGCGAAGGTACCGGCCGCGCCGAAGCGCGTGGTGACCCTCGAACCGGTGCAGTTGGACACCTCCGTCGCCCTCGGGTTCGTCCCGGTCGGTGCCGCCGTGCTCAACGAGACCGCCGGAGTGCCCCCGTACCTCGGGAAGAAGGCCGCCGGGATCAAAACGGTGGGGACGGTCCAGGAACCGAACATCGAGAAGATAGCCGCGCTGAAGCCGGATCTGATCCTGGGCACCGAAGCCCGGCACTCGGCCCTCTACGAGCGGCTCACGTCCGTGGCGCCCACGGTCTTCATGGCCAGCCAGACCGACCCGTGGACCGAGAACGTCCAGCTGGTGGCGCGGGCGCTCGGTGACGAGAAGGGGGCCGGCAAACTGCTCGCCGGCTATCAGGCGCGCTGCGCCGAGGTCGCCGGGAAGCACGGCACCAAGGGCCGCACCGCGCAGCTCGTCCGGCCCCGCGACGGTGTGCTGACCCTGTACGGCCCCACGTCCTTCGCTGGCAGCACCCTCGAATGCGCCGGATTCACCACGCCCGAGCGGAACTGGGAGAACTCCATCTCGGTCGACGTCTCTCCCGAGCGGGTACGCGAGGCGCGGGCCGATCTCGTCATCGTGACCGCCGCGGACGTCAAGGCCGCCGACGCCGTTCCCGACGCGATCCGCGACAACGCGAAGACCTTCCCGGCGCCGCACGTGGTGGACCAGTCGTTCTGGATTTCCGGTGTCGGCCCGCTCGGCGGTATGGCCGTGCTCGACGACATCGACCGCATTCTCACCTCCTCGAAGTAG
- a CDS encoding siderophore-interacting protein, translated as MSPSFDTSPNVLFETRIRTVRRLSPGFVRLTLTGPGLAAFAPYGLDQRVKLLVPNGGYPAVFDEDLLTEARWRRRWRDLPAAERPVMRSYTTSGVRPGLREVDLDFYAHTRPGPASAWALSAREGERVLLSGPDARRGKPSYGVQWEPGPATRVLIAGDETAFPAIRNIVSTLGGSVGADIFLEVGDGADAVAACEGLDGRSPTVRRRTAGDPSGPLFGEIDAWIRSYGAEAAALGTGFYAWLATESTRVARLRDRLRDAGIASDRLHAQGYWHDRVRTS; from the coding sequence ATGTCACCGTCCTTCGACACCTCGCCCAATGTCCTCTTCGAGACACGGATACGCACGGTCCGCCGGCTCTCCCCCGGCTTCGTCCGGCTCACCCTGACCGGCCCCGGGCTGGCTGCCTTCGCCCCGTACGGCCTCGACCAGCGGGTCAAGCTGCTCGTTCCGAACGGCGGCTATCCGGCGGTCTTCGACGAGGACCTCCTCACCGAGGCGCGGTGGCGCAGGCGGTGGCGTGACCTGCCCGCCGCCGAACGTCCCGTCATGCGCAGCTACACCACGAGCGGCGTCCGGCCGGGGCTGCGGGAGGTCGATCTCGACTTCTACGCGCACACCCGGCCGGGTCCGGCGAGCGCCTGGGCGCTCTCGGCCCGGGAGGGGGAACGGGTGCTTCTCTCGGGTCCCGACGCCCGTCGCGGGAAGCCGTCCTACGGGGTCCAGTGGGAGCCCGGGCCGGCCACCCGGGTGCTGATCGCCGGGGACGAGACGGCGTTCCCCGCGATCCGGAACATCGTCTCCACGCTGGGCGGTTCGGTCGGCGCGGACATCTTCCTTGAGGTGGGGGACGGCGCCGATGCGGTGGCGGCGTGCGAGGGGCTCGACGGCCGTTCCCCGACGGTCCGGCGCCGCACCGCCGGTGACCCTTCCGGGCCGCTGTTCGGGGAGATCGACGCCTGGATCCGTTCGTACGGTGCCGAGGCGGCGGCCCTCGGTACGGGGTTCTACGCATGGCTGGCCACGGAGAGCACCCGGGTGGCCCGGCTGCGGGACCGGCTGCGGGACGCGGGCATCGCCTCCGACCGCCTCCACGCCCAGGGTTACTGGCACGACAGGGTCCGCACGTCTTAG